ATAAATTACAGGAGTATGGTGCGATGAAAGAAGGTATCCACCCTAAATATGAAAAAGCTATGATAAGCTGCGTTTGCGGTAACAGCTATGAAACAAGAACAACTGTTGGCGAAATTAAAGTTGAGATTTGTTCAAACTGCCATCCTTTCTACACAGGAAAAACAAAAATTATTGACACGGCTGGTAGAGTTGAAAAGTTTAAGCGTAAATATGCTATAAACAAATAATTTGAACTTGCTTGTTATTTTGTTGTAAAAAAAGCACACTTAGTGTGCTTTTTTTATTATACTTGAATATAACTTTAAAATGGGGTTTATATGAAAAAGATAAACATTGGTGGACAGGCTGTAATCGAAGGCATTATGATGCGTTCTCCTGAATATGTATCTACCGTAATAAGAAGAGCAGATGGATCA
This window of the Candidatus Delongbacteria bacterium genome carries:
- the rpmE gene encoding 50S ribosomal protein L31, with amino-acid sequence MKEGIHPKYEKAMISCVCGNSYETRTTVGEIKVEICSNCHPFYTGKTKIIDTAGRVEKFKRKYAINK